The DNA segment GACCTTTCTCATCCCCAATCTTCACTCGGTGAGCAGCCAAAACCCGAAGCGCAGGAGTCTCCCACCGGAATTCAACCGAAACCTCGGGCGAGAGGACTCAGTCCCTATCCGGCTAAGTCCACCGCCCATAAGCCGGCTGCAGACCACCCATGGAGACGAACCGTACTGACAAAATCACTGCACCCTAAACACTGACAGATTCACTGCCCCTTGACAGAGTGGCTACATAATGCAGGGAACGGGGCCAGGTTGATTGACACTGCCGGTCGCCCGCAGATATAATTCTTTCGTTGTTCAACTGTCGACCCTCGTTTTCGTTTCACCTCATGGGCCAATAGCTCAGCTGGTTAGAGCGCAGTCCTGATAAGACTGAGGTCCCTGGTTCGAGTCCAGGTTGGCCCACCACTCCGCACCTCGAAACTCTTCCCACCACTCACCGTCTTTTTCTGCCTCGTCAAGTCTTCCCGACACCCACACATGCGGCTATACTAGCCATTATCCCCTCTCGCAGCAGCCTGGACCAATGGCATACGGCATTGTGCACCATTTCCCCGGCGGTACAAAGGCGCAGTACGACGCGGTAATCAACGCTGTCCACCCGGCCGGCGGACGCCTCCCGGAAGGTCAGATCTTTCATGCGGCCGGCCCATCGGCGGGCGGCTGGACGATTATGGCGGTCCACGAATCGAAGGCCAGCTGGGAGAGCTTCCGCGAGAAGGTTCTCTTGCCCCGGATGACGGCTAGGATCAAGGGTGGGTTTGCCACGCCTCCCCAGGAGACCGAGATGGAGCTCTACAATCTTGTGAAGTAGGCCGGGCGAGCTGAGGCCGATGAATCGGCCCTACGGCCCGGCTCACTCAACAACTCTATCATGGCATGGCTGGTATGAAGAATTCGACCGACAATTCAACAAGACCCAGAGTCTACTCGTACACCTTCGCCAGCGTGTACCCTCTGTACATCGCAAAGGCCGAGAAGAAGGGACGGACGAAGGCGGAAGTGGATGAGGTTATTCGCTGGCTGACGGGCTACACCCAGGGACAGATCGAGTCCCAGATTGCAAAGAAGTCGGACCTCGAGTCTTTCTACGCAGAAGCGCCCCTGCTCAACGAGTCCAGGTCCATGATCAAGGGCGTGATCTGCGGCGTTCGGCTTGAGGAAATCCAGGAGCCCACGATGCGGGAGATCCGTTACCTGGACAAGATTATCGACGAGCTGGCCAGGGGCAGGCCCATGGAAAAGATTCTCCGGAAGCCGTAGGCCGCCCCGGCACACAATGCTGCCCTGCCGTATAATCTCCGCAACTTCACCCTGCGGAGGCGGCAATGGCAATACGAATCGGCGTTTGTGGCGCCGGCGCGTTCGCACAGCAGTTCATCCCACTGTTCAAGGCGCATCCACGCGTCTCCGAAGTCCTGGTCGCCGACATCCTGCCTGACCGCGCCAGCGCTACTGCCGAGAAGTTCGGAATCAAACGACCGCTCTCCTCGCTCGACGATCTGTGCCGAAGCGACCTTGATGCTATCGCGCTCTTCACGCAGCGCCAGCTCCACGGCCCGCAGGCGGTGCAGGCGCTCAGGGCCGGCAAGCACGTCTACAGCGCCGTGCCGATGGGGCAGACCCTGGAGGAGGTCCGGGCCATCGTCCAGGCGGTCGAACAGACGCGCCTGGTGTACATGACCGGTGAGACGAGCTACTACTACCCCGCCGCGGTCTACTGCCGCGACCGCTTCCGCAAGGGTGACTTCGGCGCGTTCGTGTATGGCGAGGGGCAGTACCTGCACGATATGTCGCACTTCTACCAGTCGTTCATGCGCTCCGGCGGCGCGGACTGGAAGAAGGTCGCCGGTATTCCTCCCATGCACTATCCCACCCACAGCTCCAGCATGGTGCTCTCCGTCACCGGCGCCCGGGCCACCCAGGTCTCCTGCATGGGTTACGTGGACAACCACGAAGACGCCATCTTCCGGAGGGGCGCTAACCACTGGGACAATATCTTCAGCAACGAGTCGGCCCTCATGCGCACGTCCGATGGAGGCATGCTGCGGATCAACGAGTTCCGCAGGGTAGGGTGGAAGGGAATGTCGTCCGTGCAGACGAGCATCTTCGGGACGAAGGGGTGCTACGAGGAGCAGGCCAACGCGCAGGCGTGGGTGACGGTTGACCCAAAGCAGACCGAGGACCTCACGAACCTCCTCCGCGCGTCCGAGTCGCACGGCGGCAAGCCGGCGGCTGACGTGAACCCGGAGGTGTGGAAGGAGTTCCACATGAACACTGCGAAGGTCCACAAGACGGGCAGGCTGCCGAAGGAGCTCAAGGGGCTTCCGAACGGCCACGCAGGCTCGCACCAGTTCCTCGTGGACGATTTCGTGAAGGCCGTGGCCGCGAACAGGCTGCCGCCAAACAACGTCTGGGACTCGGCCCGGTACCTCGTGCCGGGGCTGGTGGCACACCAGTCGGCCGTCGCAGGGGGCAGGCTCATGTACATCCCTGACCTGGGCAGTCCGGCGAAGCACTGGGCGATGCTGGACCCGGACGTGGAGTGAGGGCAACGGCTGTTGTGCCTTCGTTCCTCTCCTGACGCGGGGGTAGGCCACCGTGCCGGCCCGGCTGTTAGGCTCGACAGACCTCGCATTTAGATCCGGTCCCCGCCCGCGGGGCGTCAATGGACGGCGGATCAGGTGGTGTGGTTGCTGGTCCGCAGGCGCAGGTATTCCAGGAACTTCACCTCAAGCTGCGGCTTGTCGATGAAGATGCCCCGACGGCCAGTGGTGACCGTGCTGCTGGCGCGCTGCTCCACGCCGCGCTGAATCATGCAGTAGTGGACCGCCTGCAGCACCACGATCACGCCCAGCGGCTGGAGGTGGTGGTCGATAGCGTTGGCGATCTGCTGCGTCATTCGCTCCTGGATCTGGAGCCGCCGCGAAAAGAGCGTGACGACCCTCGAGAGCTTCGACAAGCCCGTAATGATCTTGCTCTCCGGGTTGGGAATATAGGCTATGCGCGCCACGCCCCGGAACGGCGCGATGTGGTGCTCGCAGGTGGACGTGAACTCGATGTCGTTGACGATGATCATATCGTCTGAGCCGACGGGGTAGTCGTGCTCATCGAGCTGGAAGATGACGTTCAGGTGCTCTTCGGGGTCGCCGTTGTTCCCTTCGGTATACGTCAGGAGCGCCTCCGCCCAGCGCTCGGGCGTCCGGTCCAGCCCTTCGCGCTCAGGGTCTTCTCCCAGTATGGTGAGCACCTCCCTGAGCAATGGGGCGAGCTTTTCGACCCTCCCGGACCTTTCAATAAGCTTTTCGTACTTTTCCATGGTCTTGTTGTTCACTGCCATTTCGTTTCTCGCGCCAGCGGGACGGTGAAGAAAGCGGCGTTCAGGCACGATACGTGGCGTAACTGGACGGCGTCTCCCAGAGGCGCACCTCGGTGAGGCGAAGCCCTTGCGACGCTGCCTGTTCGTAGACCAGCCTAGCAATGTTCTCCGCCGTGGGGTTCTCGTCGATCAGATAGAGCGGCTCACCTAGCTCCGCCAGCGCGGGGATCACCCGGTCGCGGCGGCAGAGGATCATCTTGTGGTCCAGGTTCGCGTCCACCCAGCCTTTCACGATGTCCCGGATGTCCCCAAAGTCCATCACCATGCCCATTTCGTCCAGCGCGTCACGCTCCACGTCCACCTCCAGGCGGCCGTTGTGGCCGTGCAGGTAGCGGCACTTGCCCTTGTGGCCGATCAGGCGGTGGCCGTAGCAGAAATCGATTGTCTTTGTCGCGCCGTGCAGCGGCATCTGTCTCCTATGGTCTAGCCGATCGTTCCCGTCCCCAGGATATGCCGGCCTGCGTCTACCCTGATGATTTCGCCCGTGATCGTCTCGCTCTTGAGAAGCGCAATCACAAGCTCCGCAATCTCGTCCGGTGATGATTCTCTCTTGAGCGGCGTCCGGGCGGCGAGATGCCGTGCCCACTCCTCCTCCGACATGGAGTCAGGGCGCATCATTGGGCCGGGGGCGATTGCGTTCACGAGAATTCCTCGCTCCGCGAGCTCGGCAGCGAACGTCTTCGTGAGGGAATGCACCGCGGCCTTGCCGGTAAGGTATGGCAGATAGTCCCGGTACGGCGTCTCGCCGGCCGCCCAGTCGCCGAAGAAAAGCATGTGGCCGCGCGTGGGCGGCGCGTTCTGCATCATCGCGCGCGCCGCGTTGACCGCCAGCAGGTAGGTGCCCTTCGCAGTCGCCATCCCCCTGTCCCACGCCTCGCCGTCAAGGGCGTCGAAAGGCGTTCTCGGGAAGTCCGAGGCGAGGTTCACAACGAACGAGATGCTCCCAAGCTCCTTGATTGTCCTTGCCACCAGCCGTTTGGCGTCCTCTTCAATGGTAAGGTCGCCCTGGACGACGCATGCTTTGGCTGTGAGCTTCGCAACAGAGGCCCGCAGCTCCTCTGCCTCGTCGCGAGAGGAGCGGTACACGATGGCCAGGTTTATCCCTTCCTGCGCCATCCTGTGGGCGACGAGGCTTCCAATGCGCTTGGTGCCAACGACAATTGCGTTCCGGCCGGAGAGGGAGAACATAGAACCTCCTGCACTTGGCGAGCTTGTGGAAAATCGCCTCAATCATATCGGATGCACAGGTTTGTTGATAGGTGCAACGACGATGCCGTTTGTTCATCAAGTGCTAATCGCCCCTTAACTGTCCGTTAAAGGTCCATTAACAAAGGGGGTATAGCCTGAGATCAGAGGAGACGAGCCCTCCCCGCAGGCGGCCCAGGAGCTTCGAAAGCCCGTGGTAGCCTGGTGTTAACGGAATGTTAACGAGGCTTTAACAGAGCGTTAATGTGAGTCAACTAAACTTGGAGTTCAACAGGAGAGAACGAAAAGTGATCAATAGACTTAACAGGTTTCTCAGAGTCCTCGGAGTAGCGGCCCTGGCGGCAACAGCCCTCGGCGCGGTTGCCTGCTCGAGCGGCACAGACCCAACCCCAGCGCCCTCTGCAACGCAGCCAATTTCCGGGACAACCCCGCGCTCGGGCGCGCCCGCTGCCCACTCCCTCCGTGGCACGATCGAGATCGACGGCTCCAGCACCGTGTTCCCGATCACCGAGGCGGTTGCGGAGGAGTTCCGAAGGGAGCAGCGCAACGTCCAGGTGAACGTGGGCGTGTCCGGCACAGGAGGCGGCTTCAAGCGATTCGCCGCCGGCGAGACGGCCATCTCCGACGCTTCCAGGCCGATCAAGCAGTCCGAGGCGGACGAGGCGAAGAAGAACGGTATTGAGTTCGTCGAGCTTGAAATCGCAATCGACGGACTGTCTGTGATCGTAAACCCGCAGAACGACTGGGTTGACTGCCTCACCAAGGCAGAGCTCAAGAAGATCTGGGAGCCCACTTCCACTATCAAGAACTGGAAGGAGGTTCGGGCCGGGTTCCCTGACAGGCCCCTCAACCTCTATGGCCCGGGCACAGACTCCGGCACATTCGACTACTTCACCGAAGTCATAAACGGCGCCGTGCAGGCCAGCAGGGCCGACTACACGGCATCCGAGGACGACAACACGCTCGTGCAGGGCATCTCCGGCGACAGGAACGCCCTCGGGTACTTCGGTTATGCGTACTTCGAAGA comes from the SAR202 cluster bacterium genome and includes:
- a CDS encoding DUF2200 domain-containing protein: MKNSTDNSTRPRVYSYTFASVYPLYIAKAEKKGRTKAEVDEVIRWLTGYTQGQIESQIAKKSDLESFYAEAPLLNESRSMIKGVICGVRLEEIQEPTMREIRYLDKIIDELARGRPMEKILRKP
- a CDS encoding Gfo/Idh/MocA family oxidoreductase produces the protein MAIRIGVCGAGAFAQQFIPLFKAHPRVSEVLVADILPDRASATAEKFGIKRPLSSLDDLCRSDLDAIALFTQRQLHGPQAVQALRAGKHVYSAVPMGQTLEEVRAIVQAVEQTRLVYMTGETSYYYPAAVYCRDRFRKGDFGAFVYGEGQYLHDMSHFYQSFMRSGGADWKKVAGIPPMHYPTHSSSMVLSVTGARATQVSCMGYVDNHEDAIFRRGANHWDNIFSNESALMRTSDGGMLRINEFRRVGWKGMSSVQTSIFGTKGCYEEQANAQAWVTVDPKQTEDLTNLLRASESHGGKPAADVNPEVWKEFHMNTAKVHKTGRLPKELKGLPNGHAGSHQFLVDDFVKAVAANRLPPNNVWDSARYLVPGLVAHQSAVAGGRLMYIPDLGSPAKHWAMLDPDVE
- the folE gene encoding GTP cyclohydrolase I FolE, which produces MAVNNKTMEKYEKLIERSGRVEKLAPLLREVLTILGEDPEREGLDRTPERWAEALLTYTEGNNGDPEEHLNVIFQLDEHDYPVGSDDMIIVNDIEFTSTCEHHIAPFRGVARIAYIPNPESKIITGLSKLSRVVTLFSRRLQIQERMTQQIANAIDHHLQPLGVIVVLQAVHYCMIQRGVEQRASSTVTTGRRGIFIDKPQLEVKFLEYLRLRTSNHTT
- a CDS encoding 6-carboxytetrahydropterin synthase, with protein sequence MHGATKTIDFCYGHRLIGHKGKCRYLHGHNGRLEVDVERDALDEMGMVMDFGDIRDIVKGWVDANLDHKMILCRRDRVIPALAELGEPLYLIDENPTAENIARLVYEQAASQGLRLTEVRLWETPSSYATYRA
- a CDS encoding SDR family oxidoreductase produces the protein MFSLSGRNAIVVGTKRIGSLVAHRMAQEGINLAIVYRSSRDEAEELRASVAKLTAKACVVQGDLTIEEDAKRLVARTIKELGSISFVVNLASDFPRTPFDALDGEAWDRGMATAKGTYLLAVNAARAMMQNAPPTRGHMLFFGDWAAGETPYRDYLPYLTGKAAVHSLTKTFAAELAERGILVNAIAPGPMMRPDSMSEEEWARHLAARTPLKRESSPDEIAELVIALLKSETITGEIIRVDAGRHILGTGTIG
- a CDS encoding PstS family phosphate ABC transporter substrate-binding protein, which produces MNRLNRFLRVLGVAALAATALGAVACSSGTDPTPAPSATQPISGTTPRSGAPAAHSLRGTIEIDGSSTVFPITEAVAEEFRREQRNVQVNVGVSGTGGGFKRFAAGETAISDASRPIKQSEADEAKKNGIEFVELEIAIDGLSVIVNPQNDWVDCLTKAELKKIWEPTSTIKNWKEVRAGFPDRPLNLYGPGTDSGTFDYFTEVINGAVQASRADYTASEDDNTLVQGISGDRNALGYFGYAYFEENAGKLKLVSIDSGKGCVTPTTDTIANGTYSPLSRPLYIYVSKAALAKAEVKAFVEFYMRNGADLSSEVGYIPLSDAKYQQGIDAVK